A genome region from Carya illinoinensis cultivar Pawnee chromosome 2, C.illinoinensisPawnee_v1, whole genome shotgun sequence includes the following:
- the LOC122300761 gene encoding perakine reductase-like isoform X2 produces MEGKPHIQIPRVRLGSQGLEISRLGFGCGGLSGYLNAPLSHEAGCSVLKEAFYKGITFFDTANAYGRNHDNEIMIGKALKQLPRERIRLATKFGFSSSEEGQISVKCTPEYARECCEASLKYLDVDYIDLYYQHRVDTSVPIENTMEELKKLVEEGKIKYIGLSEASADTIRRAHAVHPITALQMEYSLWTRDIEDEIIPLCRELGIGIVAYSPLGRGFFGGKGVVESFPNDSYLAVHPRFMGENLEKNKLLYARLSSLAAKHACTPPQLALAWLLHQGDDIIPIPGTTKVKNLDSNIGSLALKLTQEDLKEISEAVPANEVAGERDPAILAKFEWKNANTPPK; encoded by the exons ATGGAGGGGAAGCCCCATATCCAAATTCCGAGAGTGAGACTTGGCAGCCAGGGACTGGAG ATTTCTAGATTGGGCTTTGGATGCGGGGGACTCTCTGGATATTTGAATGCTCCTCTGTCGCATGAAGCTGGATGCTCGGTTCTGAAGGAAGCTTTTTATAAGGGTATAACCTTCTTTGATACAGCAAATGCTTATGGACGGAATCATGATAATGAAATCATGATTGGCAAG GCATTGAAACAACTTCCTCGAGAAAGAATTCGATTAGCTACAAAATTCGGATTTTCTAGTTCAGAGGAAGGTCAAATCAGTGTCAAGTGTACCCCTGAATATGCACGGGAATGCTGTGAAGCTAGTCTCAAGTATCTTGATGTGGACTATATCGATCTCTACTATCAGCATCGTGTGGACACCTCAGTGCCAATAGAGAATACT ATGGAGGAGCTTAAGAAGCTGGTGGAGGAAGGAAAGATAAAATACATTGGGTTATCCGAAGCCAGTGCAGACACAATTAGAAGAGCTCATGCAGTTCATCCCATCACTGCGCTACAGATGGAGTATTCGTTGTGGACACGTGACATCGAAGACGAGATAATTCCACTTTGCAG AGAACTTGGTATTGGGATAGTGGCATATAGCCCTCTTGGTCGCGGGTTCTTCGGTGGAAAAGGAGTCGTTGAAAGCTTTCCTAATGACAGTTACCTG GCTGTGCATCCAAGATTCATGGGGGAGAACTTAGAGAAGAACAAACTTCTGTATGCCCGACTTTCCAGCCTGGCTGCAAAGCATGCCTGCACTCCGCCTCAGCTAGCTCTGGCTTGGCTTCTCCATCAGGGAGATGATATAATACCAATCCCTG GGACGACTAAGGTTAAGAATCTCGATAGCAACATTGGTTCCTTGGCATTGAAGCTTACGCAAGAGGATTTGAAAGAAATTTCTGAAGCTGTGCCCGCCAATGAAGTTGCTGGAGAAAGAGATCCTGCCATTTTAGCTAAATTTGAATGGAAGAATGCAAATACCCCACCAAAGTAA
- the LOC122300761 gene encoding perakine reductase-like isoform X1 yields MRSATETLNLAVGTGFKHKKCCRFFIFPAIFLSFRCFALIKISRLGFGCGGLSGYLNAPLSHEAGCSVLKEAFYKGITFFDTANAYGRNHDNEIMIGKALKQLPRERIRLATKFGFSSSEEGQISVKCTPEYARECCEASLKYLDVDYIDLYYQHRVDTSVPIENTMEELKKLVEEGKIKYIGLSEASADTIRRAHAVHPITALQMEYSLWTRDIEDEIIPLCRELGIGIVAYSPLGRGFFGGKGVVESFPNDSYLAVHPRFMGENLEKNKLLYARLSSLAAKHACTPPQLALAWLLHQGDDIIPIPGTTKVKNLDSNIGSLALKLTQEDLKEISEAVPANEVAGERDPAILAKFEWKNANTPPK; encoded by the exons ATGAGATCTGCTACAGAAACCCTGAATTTGGCAGTTGGGACTGGTTTTAAGCACAAGAAATGTTgtcgtttttttatttttcctgccaTCTTCCTATCCTTCCGGTGCTTCGCTTTAATCAAG ATTTCTAGATTGGGCTTTGGATGCGGGGGACTCTCTGGATATTTGAATGCTCCTCTGTCGCATGAAGCTGGATGCTCGGTTCTGAAGGAAGCTTTTTATAAGGGTATAACCTTCTTTGATACAGCAAATGCTTATGGACGGAATCATGATAATGAAATCATGATTGGCAAG GCATTGAAACAACTTCCTCGAGAAAGAATTCGATTAGCTACAAAATTCGGATTTTCTAGTTCAGAGGAAGGTCAAATCAGTGTCAAGTGTACCCCTGAATATGCACGGGAATGCTGTGAAGCTAGTCTCAAGTATCTTGATGTGGACTATATCGATCTCTACTATCAGCATCGTGTGGACACCTCAGTGCCAATAGAGAATACT ATGGAGGAGCTTAAGAAGCTGGTGGAGGAAGGAAAGATAAAATACATTGGGTTATCCGAAGCCAGTGCAGACACAATTAGAAGAGCTCATGCAGTTCATCCCATCACTGCGCTACAGATGGAGTATTCGTTGTGGACACGTGACATCGAAGACGAGATAATTCCACTTTGCAG AGAACTTGGTATTGGGATAGTGGCATATAGCCCTCTTGGTCGCGGGTTCTTCGGTGGAAAAGGAGTCGTTGAAAGCTTTCCTAATGACAGTTACCTG GCTGTGCATCCAAGATTCATGGGGGAGAACTTAGAGAAGAACAAACTTCTGTATGCCCGACTTTCCAGCCTGGCTGCAAAGCATGCCTGCACTCCGCCTCAGCTAGCTCTGGCTTGGCTTCTCCATCAGGGAGATGATATAATACCAATCCCTG GGACGACTAAGGTTAAGAATCTCGATAGCAACATTGGTTCCTTGGCATTGAAGCTTACGCAAGAGGATTTGAAAGAAATTTCTGAAGCTGTGCCCGCCAATGAAGTTGCTGGAGAAAGAGATCCTGCCATTTTAGCTAAATTTGAATGGAAGAATGCAAATACCCCACCAAAGTAA